One region of Oryza sativa Japonica Group chromosome 10, ASM3414082v1 genomic DNA includes:
- the LOC136353554 gene encoding putative glycine-rich cell wall structural protein 1: MAGNKLLAITFFVLLSIGVSNARMGVVARYAAGGGGGGGGGGGGGGGGGGGGGGGGGGGYYGPYGPYYGPYYGPYYGPYASGGGGGGGGGGGGGGGGGYGYGAGGGYGQAGGPYYGPYASGGGGGGGGGGGGGGYGYGAGGGYGQAGGPYYGPYASGGGGGGGGGGGGSGPGGSGYGGGSGSGSGGGHP, translated from the exons GGCTGGAAACAAGCTTCTGGCTATTACCTTCTTCGTGCTACTAAGTATTGGAGTATCCAATGCGAGGATGGGGGTGGTAGCTAGatacgccgccggcggcggtggcg GtggtgggggcggaggcggcggcggtggaggcggtggtggcggtggcggtggaggtggtggaggtggttaTTATGGACCATATGGACCTTACTATGGACCTTACTACGGACCTTACTATGGACCTTATgctagtggcggcggcggcggcggtggtggtggcggcggtggtggtggaggcggtgggTATGGTTATGGTGCTGGCGGTGGATATGGTCAAGCTGGTGGGCCTTATTATGGACCTTATGctagcggtggtggtggcggcggtggcggtggtggtggaggcggcgggtaTGGTTATGGTGCTGGCGGTGGATATGGTCAAGCTGGTGGGCCATATTATGGACCTTatgctagcggcggcggtggtggtggcggcggcggaggtggtgggaGCGGTCCAGGTGGTAGTGGCTACGGAGGCGGCTCAGGAAGCGGGTCTGGTGGTGGGCACCCATAA